The Plasmodium chabaudi chabaudi strain AS genome assembly, chromosome: 14 genome contains the following window.
tatatgcatgttcCAACACAATACACACAAAATATTGTCAATTCTTTTTATGGAAGTAATAAACTGAaagcatttaaaaaatacgtttattaaaaaggttatgtaatttattatgctaaaatgatgaattatacaaaattgtataaatcatattgtaaattttttttataaataagtataaatttctattaataattatcatatatttaaattattaccattcaggaaaatatattttgctaATTTTTGTGGGACAAAAAATTAGGGATCAAagtgaaatatatatcaggGAATGTATATTCCAAAACAAAATGTCCTTgtattgtattatatagataatcataataatacaaaaaaataatgccaaatattaaaagaaaattaaaaaaattaaactaTATTTACTAGTATTTtcagttttttttaattttaatttatttactatatttaactatatattatttattatataagaaCAAATCCTATAGGGAAATAAATTacgaaattaaaaagtatgttccctatatattatatgtataaatatataatatatttttttaatatatttcccATAAAAAACGTTGCCGCATAAAAATTgctaatatataaaaatttcgTAACCcctaatgcatatataatattatttttctcagGTGGTACCTCTTCCAATCCCTATAttgtattataaatatattattatattattatatatataattaaaaaataagtgtATGCCTTAcgataaaattgtttattagCAATAAATAAgagaatataatatgaaaggGGCGCTGCAAattagtaataaaaattacatatataatatatatataatatgaaaacgaattaaaaaaataaaagaataagaaaaaatatataaattaaaaggaataaggaaaattattttttttaagaattCCATtggtaaataattttataaacaattcCAATATACGGAAAAAGCCTAAAAAACAAGAAAACCAACATTAaggtaataatataataaatgttataatatataaactagtatatatttatattatgcttttttggataatcaaaaaaaatatatagtatatttatggccaatttatattatgctattgtatatacattttaatgCTTTTTGAGAAAGGCTTAAAACTCCACTTTATATAGCaattaacaaatatatcttattagcaaatatataaaaacaaaaaaaaacgagggaaatatatttactgaaaaaatatattacaccTTAGAAAAGTTTATGCcactataaaatttttagtaaatgctacatattttatagggaaaaaatattatataattttaaatatataagcttaagatatatttaaaaaatacaaaattaatataattttgatcTTACTTTAAAacagtatatatattgatataATAGCAGTggtgatatatatatgtatatgcatgcttataaatatatattaaaaagtggggccaaaatatattgtatatttttcttctatATTTGCTTTTGTGAAAACCTTGATGTATACCACCTATTtctattcatatttattccCCACGTTTcacattttctattttgttataacattttcaggtttaaaaaaaggaaaacaaAATGGCATCAATCAAAACAACTGTCAAAACAGAAGCCTGCTCCTTCAGCGAATACAGGATATATCCTGGTAGAggacaaaaatatattgccAAGGATGGTAAAGtatatttctatttatCTTCAAAATTTGCTTCACTTGCCTTACAAAAGAAGAAGGCTGCTAAGTTGAGATGGACACAggttattacaaaaaataagaaatatatgaaaaactCAATTACAATTACATTCCATGTTCATGTGAATTTTTATCCTTGAATTATGGCATATAGCATACTATCTTTGCTTGTTtacttatttaatatttaatctTTCTTAATGTTATAGACTTGGAGaagaaataacaaaaaaacaaaagtcGAAGCCACACAAAGAAGGCGATATAAGAAAACCATCAAGGTACAAAAGGCTGTTTGTGGTTTAAGTGTTGAAGATATAAGAAACAGGAAAGCCTACGTGCAAAGTATTGAAGCTAAAGtaagttttaaaaaagagaataaacaaaaacatatatattatgcaaatataataaccATATGATAACGACAATAGCGCAACAttgacaaaataataaataaatacaaaaaatagtgccttttgttatatattatcattgaAGTTTAAGAGTCGTGATAATATTGACATCAAAACATATTCTCACGTAGTAAAACTTCGAAAAGCAAAGAAGGCTtctgtttatatatatacatttatattatcatttttaaataatggcaaatgttttatttgtctttttattttaaatgataatgtAAATGTAtacacaaaatattttagcttcatttcttcttttttcattttgaataATGAAGGAAGCTACCAAATTATAGAGccctataaaaatatttattcaatactaatatatatgcatgaattgttttttaatatattggcaaaaatatacaccattttatctttttcatcacatatttatttttttttttttttacgtaTTATAGAATAAAGCTCGTTTTGGAGGAAAAGAAAaggaagataaaaaaaaaggtaaagaggacaaaaaaaaaaatatagcacCAGctcaacaaaaaaaagactTTACTAAgggtaataaaatattaaatttagcCAAAAGCAAAATGCataaaatgatgaaaaaataagttatttttatgcatatcaAGAAAGCGTCTATTATATATCTGTTGTGATATAATCTAAAAGTGATTAAAGATGTTGTATACccatatatagatataatatgttttttattatatatattttcacactctaatttttttcctttttttttatatctttatttatcaATTGTATTTTGAtaacatgtatatatgctcATAAATTTAAGTtgaaaacattttaaattacaacatattatatacatttttaagaaCATAAAACTTTAACatcaaaaattatcattattctTATTACAAATAACTACGTgttattcataaaaaaaatatatatttctcatttgattaaatatatacacctATTCAACTAAtactataatattaaaaacacgaaagagaaaaaaataaaattacgATAATTCAATAACCCCACAATATTGCTTGTGGCATATTGTATTTTCCAATAATTTCTCCAAATTTAGATCGAACAAcattaaatatgttaagGAAATACAGTAGAAACGTATATACATACGCGAACAGAATAACAATAGACCATgctaataaaaagaatataaagaCGCATATATCagtatttattaaattatataggTACATTacttatttccatttttgaaatgctttttatctttagggaattaacattttaaatagaTCAACATAATTTCATAGTTATAACCGTATTAAAAAGCTTAGATTTTATAAAGTTTTCAATTACTCATTTGgttattcattattttttactatgCTTTGTATACAATGAATTacttttttgataaaataatacaatacataaattatatacaaataaaaccttcaagtatatattttcatatccATTTAAGCATACATGTATggagaaatatttttttacatacatataaataaaagtacAGCCATTCAAAAGGTTTTAAAGATAAATACCTTATGTTTAatgaacatatatttagttaaagataaattaaatatatatgttatgatactttttttaattttttagctattattttttactaccataaatattaacaatttttatataattatatatatatatatatatatatatatatatatattatttataaattattttattatatttatactttGTAAATAAAGATCAATTTTTGATTATGTAAATGGTATTATAAcgcataattattattttcctgttttattacatatccataattattttaaatgatatatttaaatattttatgtaatattGGAAAATTATGTACTATTCCAGAGTTTTGGGTTCTGATTTTTTTGCGTAattagtttatttttaataatatgatgaaTATTAGCAATTGTAcgcatatattaaaatatattcgagccatacatatattagcAATAacttagaaaaaaaatatatatgtactcCATTTTATTGcgtattataatttattatatgtatattttttttaatttacagctattataatattataatttttatatttttttccataataattctatttcataatataaaaaaaacaaatactCCAAAAAGGAAagcagaaaaaaaagtaaaataataaaataataaaatatttaacacattataattaagtttttaaagatatattttcatgtaatatacataaatatatatttatttatataaagcGTGTAATCGTTTTCcgctttttaatttatgaaataaagaaaatttatactttatttttttttgacgTGATAAACTATATATAGAAGTTTTATGGGACATATAAAGTCTGTTAcaatatttgtataaataagtaATAGGCCTCGTAAACGTATAACAAAacaaatgtttttatttattttattttaagttTTGTCTATGATCTTTGTTAAatgattttaaatttatttattattatttttttttattgcataatttatataaatcttAAAACGattactttttttcaacataatagtaataagcATGCATATTGTGAGTTATATAACATGATTAGATATTTATGTacttaaatattatatatattactcATACTAGTATGATAATTACCAAACTGCATGAACCATCCCTATATTCatgattatttatacatatataataattttttttagttgaATGAAGTATTCGTTTAAGGTACACGATGTaacttttaatttattatatacttcCCTCTTCATTTTTGATTGGGAAAAGACCTATGTAAACTTAATTGCACATTTTAcgttttgaaaattttccattaattttatgcctttaaaaattatattcatttaacACACTTTTTCAGTATAtgattgtatatattttttttcttaatttcATGTACAGCATGCTagttaaaattataaatgaattaCTACccatatgaaatatataaccatttatttatttgtttattttattttttttttttcgtcacTACGAACGTATAATGaagtttatatatttgcaactaatacatttttaaagttTTCCTTAAGTTAAAGGGGACAGAATAAAAGAAGATGCTGCTAATAACCACAAATACTCATTTATGATGTATTTTTAGTATatgttaaaattataaggcaatttttaaagtaatttttattaaattttatagaatattataaaattataattgtttattaattttataaaatatttatacatgttatatatatgtgtgtgtgaataattttgtgttatatatgaatttgttttaaatgtGATTAATATACCGGTAGTTAAGTTGCTCTATTCTAATTAGCTAAATCTAACTATGTATAACTCTTAAGAccaattatttatttttatatagtttatgaaatacatatatacacatagaCATATATGTTCTAAAATATACTTCCGTTTTTTTTGACGTAtatgttatttattattttttttttttttttatttagtttCACTTTTCGTGGTGacaaattttgtaaaatatacgttataaattatattaggTGTTTGCCTTAGTCGAATATCattgcatttttattatatattttatgaagtactatttaaaataaataagtatatatctcagttatttatataaagtttaattaaatacatGCTTCGTTTTGTGTTGATTAATTCTGTATTTTATCGTATcttattctttatatactttatttttattttattacattttagcttttaaataaaattttatgattttttatttgtatttttttttatttctattgTTATTGTCTTTTTTACCAATCATTGATAGCTTGTAATATAAAcactatattatttacaatcCTTTTGGGAATTCACAAAttagttatatattttaaatataaacattttatttattactatcaattttttgtaaatatataaagcgttacattttttcttttcttttattatgccataataaagcattttcgatccttttttattgatattttattatatataataattcagGAACTCTTGTTATTCACACCCCAtcatttgtattatatataaacaaaataatattctcTTTTTGAATTTAATTTCGTATAGTACAATTTCAtcaaacataaataaataatacatatatgtatatgcatatgtattcACGCGTGTTTGTTTACACCCCCTTTCCACTCCGTTGCATTTTcagaatatataacaattatGGGTAATTGTATggcatttataaattattcaaaattaaaaaaaaagaaaaatacatttacaAATTTGGATTTATATCTTGAAGATGTGCACGATTCAGATAGTAGTGatcaatataaaaaaaaaattcgaaaaaacagaataaataatagtaacGGAATAACAACTAGTAATGATACAACCAATTCAAACGATCAAAAATGTAGTCATATTACAAAAGGAAATATTTCTCATAGTTATGAAAATAGTGAAAATGAAACTTACATTcaagataataatagtgaAGACATAGTTAAAGAAAAAGGCACAAAAGATAACAACAATACTGAAAATGATCAAAATATCCAATCATATAAATCTATAAATCCACAACCCCACAGTGATTCCATATCTTGtaattgtgaaaaaaatgataatgatCAATGTGATTGTGAATTGAATAAATCAAATCAATTATGTGATAAAAGTGGAACATCCACAAGTATAGCAACTATCATTAGTCCAAAtattccaaaaaaaaaaccaaaacaaaatgttttgaatataaaatatagtaaTATGGCATTAAGTGATATACGAGACACTGATATTGTagttacatttttatttagtctcttcctttattttaatGCTAATAATATTGTAGATATGTTAgatagaaataaaagagaaagatattcattaaaaaatccattaaatattaatcatgatgttataaaatttcCAACTTTTCCAAAAGAAATCAtcgataattttttaaaaaatgatttcacattattaaaaaagtatataaaaaataaatgtaataaattaaaaaaaaaatataaaacaaatttagaaaatgtaaataatgaaaaagaagaaaaaactggaaaaaaaaattttaaatatgaattaaaaataaaaaaagaaaaatgctCATTTGCAAAAATTGTAGAATCAATTGATAGAAATGAATCAACATTTAGAGATATCAcagaaatattatatgatgaaaatatgcCAGATATCAAAATTACATTTGTTGTTATGGGAgcatattctttttatcaaaaaaatatgaaaccATTTcaagataaaaatacattcttttataaatcaCCATCATATTCATGTGATGCAGAAATATCAGTAGCATgtaaaaaaggaagaaaATTAGATTGCCCCAATCAAGATGATTTTACAATAATTCAAACAAACGAATGGATCTTAATTATGGTATTTGATGGACATGGTCCATCAGGGCATGATATAAGTAATTTTTCTCATGTGGTTCTtccattaatattttcatataatatcgaacgaatatttgaaaatccAGTGCGCACAAtgaaaacaatattttatatgattaatTGTTATTTAGTTAATTATTCttattgtataaataataatataaatcctattaatattaattttattgattataatttaagtGGAACAACCTgcactattattttatataattttttaacaaaaaaaatatactctGCTCATACGGGTGATAGTAGAGCAGTTATGGGCAAATATGATGCAAAGACTAACACatataaatcatataatataacagAAGATCATAAACCTTCtttaaaattagaaaaagatAGAATTCAAGCATTTGGTGGTgaagttaaaaaattacaagGAGATGTATCATATAGagtttttgtaaaaaatgaaatgtaTCCTGGCTTAGCTATGAGTAGAGCTATAGGGGATATTACCTCTTCATTTATTGGTGTCACTTGTGAACCtactattaaaattttcgaTAAAACAGATGaagataaatttattattgttgcTACTGATGGCATATGGGAATTTATAAGTAGTGAAGAATGTGTCCAAATGGTCTCGAGAAAGCGAAAGAAAAAAGTCCATGTTGCCATGGGTATGTCTCTAAAAATGTcaatcattatatataacttgcatataattaatttattgaaTGTGTTCCAATATTCTTCCAATTTTCCATTATTATGCCGATTCTTGAGCGCTGCATAGTCCCAACTTGGCTCCCTCTtcatacatattattttttcaccGGGtgcaataaaatattctttttttcttttttttttgtagaagaaataattaaagAGTCATGGAGAAGATGGGAACGAATTGATACCGTCGACGATGTAAcataacaaataaatacaaaatatatcttaTGTGTGTGTTGTGCTTACATTTGAAATCGTTTCATCTGTATTTTTGCATGTACTTGTGTTTTCTCTAAATTATGCACCCAATATATTTCcacacatttttatatacaaaattatatcattaaattttttttttccttttcagATGACCCTTGCCATTCTATATTTCTAacctatttttttgtatgttGAAGTATCGATAATTAATCTAATtcttgttatttttatttataatttttttttaacaagaattttgaaattttctttgtttgattttatttttaattcttttatgatttaataaatttaaaaaacagtaaaaaataaaaacatgcTAATAATAATCGTATAGTTATtactataataaatatttttatctacaCTTGATAAGTTGTTAAGTAAACAACTGTAGAGTTTTTTGCGCAATTGTGCAAATTGAacaataaacaaatttaaatgaaaaagtaaaaaagtaaaaaaatgaaaaagtaaaaaaacgaaaacagggaatattatgtatgaaaaaaaagctgAAAACAAACACACATCGGCTTGCTTTCTTCATGTCTATATTTCCAATACATTGTGATgctttttaataatgtgaaaataatgcatGGCATCATGTTCCTTCAAATATTCTGTGACTTCCATCTCAGTTTTAGCTACAAGAATTTtccaatttaaaaaatttttttttttagtagtACCACTCCAAATTAAACTACAATTAACTCCTCTTTCTCTATTT
Protein-coding sequences here:
- a CDS encoding protein phosphatase PPM6, putative, yielding MGNCMAFINYSKLKKKKNTFTNLDLYLEDVHDSDSSDQYKKKIRKNRINNSNGITTSNDTTNSNDQKCSHITKGNISHSYENSENETYIQDNNSEDIVKEKGTKDNNNTENDQNIQSYKSINPQPHSDSISCNCEKNDNDQCDCELNKSNQLCDKSGTSTSIATIISPNIPKKKPKQNVLNIKYSNMALSDIRDTDIVVTFLFSLFLYFNANNIVDMLDRNKRERYSLKNPLNINHDVIKFPTFPKEIIDNFLKNDFTLLKKYIKNKCNKLKKKYKTNLENVNNEKEEKTGKKNFKYELKIKKEKCSFAKIVESIDRNESTFRDITEILYDENMPDIKITFVVMGAYSFYQKNMKPFQDKNTFFYKSPSYSCDAEISVACKKGRKLDCPNQDDFTIIQTNEWILIMVFDGHGPSGHDISNFSHVVLPLIFSYNIERIFENPVRTMKTIFYMINCYLVNYSYCINNNINPININFIDYNLSGTTCTIILYNFLTKKIYSAHTGDSRAVMGKYDAKTNTYKSYNITEDHKPSLKLEKDRIQAFGGEVKKLQGDVSYRVFVKNEMYPGLAMSRAIGDITSSFIGVTCEPTIKIFDKTDEDKFIIVATDGIWEFISSEECVQMVSRKRKKKVHVAMEEIIKESWRRWERIDTVDDMTLAILYF
- a CDS encoding 60S ribosomal protein L24, putative, producing the protein MASIKTTVKTEACSFSEYRIYPGRGQKYIAKDGKVYFYLSSKFASLALQKKKAAKLRWTQTWRRNNKKTKVEATQRRRYKKTIKVQKAVCGLSVEDIRNRKAYVQSIEAKNKARFGGKEKEDKKKGKEDKKKNIAPAQQKKDFTKGNKILNLAKSKMHKMMKK